The Vitis vinifera cultivar Pinot Noir 40024 chromosome 8, ASM3070453v1 genome segment CAATCCAAGGCAAAAatgaaacttcaaaaaaaaaatttgttgtgAAAGGATTCCACACAAAGAAAGCATCTAGATTAAGCTAATAGAGGAAAGAAAGATGGACAAACCGAACACCCAAGGCTCCTGAAAAAGATAGCTTAAGCTAAGAAACCCGTGAATGAGCCACTCCGGAAAAGAAATGGCGCCAATGAAACATTGATGTAGAGATTTCCAATGTTGAAAAGAATGATGACGAATGAGGACttcatcaaaaataaatttcaacaaCCATGGTGGTGGAAGCTTAtgcaatgaagaagagaagaagaagaatatgaaGACCCATTTTGAAAGATTTTGAAATTAGGGTTCAATTGAGAATAGAAGaggggtttttaaaaattggggattttgattttttttttacacagaATGACAATTTTACCCCTCATATCTTCTTTTAAAAAACTCACAAGACCAAGGACAAAacaggaattttttatttttattttttcactaagAGATAAGTGGTATCGATCTTGGTGGATCGATCCAAGTTTCGTTCAAGAGCTCTCAGTGGAAAAAACTGTGCAGGAAACTTTTCACGAAAATTTCTAAGTGTTGGAGCAAGTGGTATCGATCTTGGTGGATCGATCCTCAATTCGTTCAAGGGCTCTCGGTCACAAGACTGTGCACACAGTGGATCGATCCACAAATTCAGCAGATCGATCGACACCCTACTGAAAAAAGACTTAGATGAAAAAATTGACGATAAGACACAAGAAATACTCCAACAAGCtttccaaaaattgaaattttgattcacCAAAGCTAAAATACAATAGAATGACATACTTATCTTTCAATCAAGGAGTTAGAATTGATTCATATTTAACAAGGATGCTACCAAGAGCTTAACTttagacaaaattaataaacataaagATTGAAGAACCTTCCAAATTTATCAAATGAAtagataaaaaacaaatgattatCAACATTCTAACAAGGAAGCTTAAGCTCAAAGAAGACTTACTCATGACATCATAAAATAGTGAGAATGTTAATTTCTTTCCACTTATAAACCTATATCCACCCATAAagtgaaaaatcattttcaagacaCACTTCCTTCCTAGAGAAATTCAAGATAATGTTCCAAGAAGTCAATTTGCACCTCTCTTGGCCAGATTTTTGTTTAACACGGCCTATTcacatcccaaaaaaaaattcatacatcATTTGTTTTTCACATTGAGCATTGAAATTATTACACGAACATGAGCTTCACCCttaggatcaatttttttttttttttacttgacgATCACTAAGGTGGCCTTTACAACATAACAACATAAGGGATGTCTCACTCTTGCAATGGAGGCTTTTTAACTCTTGAAGCATTGCCAATGAGCCATAACCATTCCGGGAagcttaatatatattttttcttttcttttcccttttcatttttttttttttaatttcaaagagAGGGCAAACAATCAAGGAAGAATAATCTTAAAACACTCAAGGATATTCCGGGTGACTTTACTCACTTTTTAATGCTCATTAGATAAACATAAGTTTGCATTTAGACTACAAAAAGCATTACTCACCATTTATGTAATCTCAGGGTTCAACCATGAGCTATTACTcacttaaaataaatgaaactaaCCTTTTGTGGtttatctaatcaaatcaaaatagcaAGGATTCAATATCATGTTTATCAATCAAGCCATGGAGATAAAAACATCTTGAAGCTTTTAAGATCATTATGAGTCAATTTaacttttaaacaaaaatgtaaGCATGTCACTGTCATGAACTCAGcaaatgttgaaaatttatgaaaaatgaagaaaaaaattgaaccaaaacaaaaagaacaccACCACAAGGACACTTTGGAACTTGAGAAGACACCTAGGACTCAAAGATATTCAAGAAGAAAGTCCTAGACAAGTTCTAGAGGTAGTTAATAGAGAGTATATAAACCCATGGGGCTCCTAAGTGATTCAAACCTAGAAACATCCAAAGGTTTAGTAACATTATTAGCAATTTGACCCTCCATAAGGAAAAACTCTAGTGAAACAATCTTGTCTTCTACCAAGTCTTGAATGAAGTGATGCTTAATGTCCACATGTTTTGATCTAGAATGAAGAACATGGTTCTTTAACCTATCAACAACATTGGCATCATCAAATTTTATCCCCCTATCAATCCTAACTTTTACAATGGGAtgctctttttcattttgcaaCAATCTATGTTGCAACAAGTGATTAACACGTGCAATTTTAGAACTTCCACACACAAGAGAAGATAATGAAGGAGATTTTTTACTAACAACATAACAATTATCACAAGTTCTTAAGCCAATCATCACACAAACATCATTCAAGTCAAACACCTTGCAaagattttgtgaaaattggaCATTGAACTCATTCTCACACATTTGGCTTATGCTAATTAAGTTAGCCTTTAAACCTTCAACATATAAGACCTCTTCAAGATTAGGAATGTTGGGGGCACAAATGGTACCTTTGCCTTTCACTCTAGCCATATTACCATCTCCAAATGTCACATTTCCTCCATCAAATTCAATGAATGAAGTGAACAAAGATTTATTTCCAGTCATATGATATgaacatccactatcaagatacCATGAGTGTGACTCAATAGATCTAAGTGCGGTATGGACAACGAAACACTTCAACTCATTCTTTTTCACCCAAATTTGTTTAACATTTGAgatttttgtcttttcattcaaagtgcTTCCTTTCAACTCACCATTATGAGAGATCTTTGAGCTCTTCTTGGACACTCTCTTATTCTCATTCAACAAGTTATTCTTCAAAGCATGACATTCATTCATTAGGTTGGTCAACCTCCtttgaaaattatcaaacaatcttgCATAACATCTATCAAAAGTGAGTCCCGTTTTTCCACAATGATTGCAATGAAACTTGATTTGAGATTGAGTTTTCTTAGGAGATTCTTTTTCACAAGGCTTAACAAAAACCGTTTTACTACTACTTGGAGTAGCATTTTCACCAAGAAATCCTAAGCCTCTTTTATCAAAAGATTTACGCCCTGAATTAATCAACTCATTAAGTCTTTTAGAGCTAGGATGTAACTCTTCCTTCCTAAGACTTAACTCATCCTTGAACATTTGAATTTCACTTTTCAACACATCACATTTTTCCTTCACTTCCAAATGTTCATTTTCAAGAAATGCAATTTTATCAAGCAAGGCTTTATTTTCTCCCTTTAAACATCAACCTCATTGGTTAAAATCTTCTTAGAAGCCTTCCACTTGACTTGTTCTTGTTTAAGGCTCAAACACTCCTTATACAAAGTCTCATACGCTGTGTCAAAACTCATGTCATCATCATTGGAGTCACTTGACTCACTTGACTCACTTGAAGCTTCTTTTAAAAGAGGTTCCTCATTGACACTTGCAGCAAAGGCTATGAAGTTAGTGCATTCTTCACTTCCATTGGtttctttttcacttgattGATTAGACTCGGAGTCACTTCAAGTAACTTGCATGGCCttcttgtcttttttctttgagGGACATTCAAATGCATAGTGACCCTTTCCCCCACATTTAAAGCACTCAACTTTCAACTCCTTTTTCACACCTTTCTCCAtccttttctcttttccaattgagttcttctattttttaccattatttgattatttcttggcttttttgaatttcatgtacttcttgaattttttagcAAACTTAGTAAGCTCACCCTCCGACATTTTCTCATCATCCTCACTTTCGGAACTTAGGGACTCTTCTTTAATAGCTTTTAAAGCAATTCCCTTAGCTTTCCTAGGAGATACAAGAGTCATCTCAAAGGTTTGGAGGGAACCTACAAGTTCATCTATCTTCAAGGAATCCACATCCTTAGACTCTTCAATGGCGGTGACCTTAGCTCTAAATCTCTCAGGAAGagatcttaaaatttttctaaccaCCTTAGAGTTAGAGATGGGTTCACCTAGATTGAAGCTAGAATTCACAGTGTCCATCAGTTTTGCATTAAATTCTCCAAAAGTTtcatgatcatccatcctaatGGTCTCAAACCTAGATGTCAACATTTGAAGCTTGGACACTTTCATGGcattagttccttcatgagtcacTTGGAGAATATCCCAAGCCTCCTTAGCCGAAGTACATGTAGCAATCCTACGGAATTCATCTGTACTAATGGCATTGAATATGGAGTACATGGCTCTAGCATTATTCTCACttgcttcattttcatttctatcCCATTCCAATTTAGGCTTGATAATATTAGTTGGTCTACCTTCTCTATCCAACACCTTAGGTGGAGACCAACCAAATTCAACGGTGTTCcaaattttttcactttgcattttgagaaaatattgcattctcactttccaatgagaataattttcgcCGGTTAAAAATGGTGGTCTCCCAATGGAAGCTCCCTCTTGATGAGGTTCCATGATTGAGATTCAAGgaccaaaaatgatttttcctttaaaaatctgctctaataccaattgaaaatgtgaatctcaataatgaactacacctagagaggggtgaataggtgttatagaacaatttaaaaattctcccaacaaagattacctaaccttagatTATCTTAATGTCAAGAAATTTTTCTTCCaataacttttcaacaaagcaaaacatccacaagcaataatgtatgcatcaacactctcccaacaatttataaatgcaaaacacatgcaaatgcttcaacactcctaaaaaataaatcaaaatatagagTGAGAAAAAAAGACAATGAACACCGgatttttaacgtggaaaaccttcgaaaagataaaaaaccacgggCCTGTCACCGATTGAAAACttcactatgaagaataaaaactaaatacaaggttttacctagctccaaccaaccaatccttcctggaatacttgactagtaccttcattttcagcttctccttttggagcacacttgcagtccgcaccaagctcaatctcggcctcttcttgaatccacacaagaagaaaatgggtttttgcacaaacccaaatagaatgagagattgaggtatgaaggaaggaaggaatcaacccatttgttgctcaagaaaatccattaaaaaccagtttggaaaacattaagagaagtggattttctttgcaatcaaaaaccccaaattgggaaaacaaaatgagaagataaaGAACACAAGGAGTGTGGCTGCTCTCTCCATGTTTCTGCAGTCACTCTCCCCAGAAAATGACgtcatttgttttaatttaaagataaaacaacATAATTCACTACATAATTAGTTTATATTCAAAAGAATTTCATAatcacatattttattttagtccAATAATAAAAACAGTATATATGTACAAATAATGAAACTTGTACTAAGTGGCTAGCCTTTATTTGGTTATCTTTCTATTGGACATACCAATTTCCAATCAATAGTATATCATAAGCCAAAAACACTCTTATGAACTCCAAAAAGACCCTTATTAGCTAGGGTTATATTGCATCATTACCTCATCAAAAATGATAAATGTCAACAAAAGTAATGGAGGTTAATAAGGAAACGAATACCAACAACTTATCTCGTATTGATTGGTCACTAATAACTAgagtttcaaaataaaataaaatgatcaaTGAATTAGATGAtattccaatttattttatgaaccaagaaacaaaattgaaatattttagaaaaatattaaacatccactttaaataattcaaacattttgatattttaaaataaataaaaacaaataatgaattataaaattataattagtttcTACCTTGAGTTGAGTTTTAAAAACTATCCAtgtttaatgaaataaaataaaatcatccgaattgaaaaagaaaaaaaaataaaattgtataaacAGTTTCCATATTTGAAGTGACGGGAAACTAACTTAGAAAAGAGATTTGTATGAATGGAGTTTGGATCAAATTTAGGATTAAACCCACGTTTAAGACGCTGGATTTGGCTAGTCTAGAACCGAATGATTCCAATTTGAGGAGAGGCCAACACAAAGAAGTTGATGTGAAGCACGGAAGCTCTGTACGGCCAATATTCCCGCGGCCAACACTTGGCCAGCCAAACACATTGGTGTTGCCAaattccaatgattcacacaccCATTTGAACACCAAACAAAAATATCTTATCTCGTGTGAATGGAGAAAACTAAGAAGACGATAATGAAACtatctttggttttctttcgACCAATCAAAATTCTCTTTGCATCTactattttaatgattttttaagataaaaatgtttcttgataaaattttaaaaactacattttttcttccttcacttCTTCTTcccttatctttttatataatctTAACATAATTTATCAAGAAAGTTGTATTTCTCGCcaatgaataaacaaataatcatctcCAATGATGGTACAAGTGCACTAgcatatcatttataatatattttttgtgtttctttttaCATTCTTGAAATTGAAAGGATGAGGTGTTGCAAATAATGTTCGTTGTTGTAGGATTGGATGTTTTATAAATGTCTGTGTTGTACTTTTGAACATGCTTAGAAAGTTTATACTTTCTAAACAATTGAACTATGTTCGACTTTATATGTTTTGGAcatttttattgtgtttgacCTTCAAGTTTCAAATATTTCCTCATTATCTGGACATCTAGTTTGGACCTTTCCATGGTGTTTGACCTTTCAAGTATGGACaccacaaaataattttttttccatttatattaaacttttttttgcataatttattatttctaaatcattttaaaatccttttaattatttttgcaataagtttttgttcaaaaattaCATAAGGAATAAGccctaaaaaaatttcaaatgtattaaaaaaattacaattaagCATTATGAATGAGCTTCAAATACTCTTCCATCAAATGTATTTTAgagagaaaatgattttctattaGGCGTGGTttgaaagaaataaattgagagaaaaaaataaaagaacatgaGTTTAGGagggaaaaatgagaaaaatattttgggtatttttaacattataagaaggttatattaattattttttaagtggatgtgtaaataagataataaaataatattctttgtTACTTacaacaataattaaaaatatagaaataagttttttttttatcataaatagaGTTTCATATAAGAGTTTTATGAGGGGGAACCATACACtaatcttagaaaaaaaaataagtttttaataacTTTACTTTTACCTTTTCAACATGACTgtgaaatgggaaaaaaaaatacttattcaTGCACTTCAATaatgcttttaaatttattccaaAATTACCCTTAAACAAGTTCTCCTaccactttttttatttatctcagATCTTCTCCAATTCACctgtcacatttttttttcttttttcctttttttttttctctctcaccACCATATCCCTAACTACCTATCATATttcttattgttattttctCTTGTTCCTTCAGCATTTCTTTTAATATGCTCATTTATTCTCTCATAAAAcctctttaatttcaatttttttcactgTCTAATCTCTccatatttacttattttaatcatttttgaatgcgttaaacttaaaatgataatatatattaaatatttaataataaaaattttagataaaaacataaatatataatgaacaaaaataaaaatatattatctcataaataatatacttgatgattttaaatattattataataacacATTTGAAAgtttaaggtttaaatttataaattatattttattatttagaggtttatgatataagatttttttgttaaagaaatttaaatgtaAACTTAATGCTTTATAAATTCCAAGATCTTGACTATCATGATTTTTACAAACATAAATAACATACCCGAATCCATAGCAATTTCTTCAGTCAATTCTTGATCTGAAAATGTAAAATTCTCTAGGAGATAGGTTTCTCTCTCTTAGCCCTTTctcttaaatgaaaaattacattccacataaaaaaatgatggaaaccATACAATGCTACTTAAATGGGTAGAGAGATGACCTATTTCCTTTTGGTAACTGCCAACGGTTTAGTAACCGCCACTCCACTTCCCATCAAAGTAATGagtaaaaaataggaaactactTCTCTAATTGTATAACCAATATTTTAGAGATTAGATCAGATAActtcattttaataaaagacTGAAGCCATACACGTGTCATGTTGGACATTAGAAAAATatctaacattctcccacttgtcCCATATGACTAACTTTATTTTAGCCCCAATGAAGTCAACATTATGCGCATAAAACACTAATCCATTTCTAACTCAAATTGGTCATCATAAATACTATGGTCAAATGAATCACTAGTATGAGTCATGGCGGTTGTACATCAATAAGGCGACATAGTCCCTTCCATGTACTACAACACTAGCAATCCAATCAACCATGGTTCATAAATGAGAAGTATCCAAAATTGGTCCAACAAAAACTGTCTTTGTAAAAGACTTCCTGTTATCAGTTATCCAATCTCATAGATGTACGTACAAAatggaaaacaagaaaaatcataaacatGATTAATGAGATCTCAAAATGTCTAATAACATAAACAAACATTTGCAATCCAAACATAATAAGCATCAAGGGTTACAATCAAGACCCATCCTTTTAACATGTTCTTTAAATGTCTTTGGTGGTAACCCTTTAGTTAGTGGATCTACAACCATGAGCTCAGTATTAATATGTTCAATAGACACCCGTTGTTTTTGAACTTCCTTCTTAATGGCAAAATACTTTAACTCCATGTGGTTAGCACCATTAGAGTATTTGTTGTTCTTGGAGAAAAATATAGTTGCAGAATTATCACAATAAAGCCGCTTCTCAATAGTGTCGACAATAGCAAGCCCTAAGATAAAATTTCACAGCCATAAACCATGAACCGTGGCCTTAAAGCATGACACAAATTCAGCTTCCATTGTGGATGCAACAATAATAGTTTGTTTAtcacttttccatgaaattgaTGCCCTAGCCAACAGATATACATAACCAAAAGTTGATTTTCTACTATCAACACATCCAGCAAAGTCTGAATCAGTGTAGCCAATCACCTCCAAATTATCAGACCTCTTAAAAGTAAGCATATAATCTTTTGTTCCCCTTAAGTACCTCATCACTTTCTTCGCAGCTTTCCAATGATCCATTCCAGGATTACTTTGGTATCTGCCCAACATACCAACTGCAAAACTGATGTCTAGCATAGTGAAAGTTTGtgcatacatcaaacttcctaCAGCAAAAGCATAAAGAATTCTTTCCATCTGTTTACATTCCCATTCATTTTGTGGACATTGCATGAGACTAAATTTATCCCCTTTCTAAATTGGGGCTACACTAGCTGAACCGTTCTCCATACCAAATCTCTCTAAGATTGTTTCAATATATTGGTTTTGAGACAACCCCAACAAACCACGTGAGCGATCATGGCATATTTCTATTCCAATCACGTAAGTTGCCTCACCcatatctttcatttcaaaattctcaGAGATGAATTTCTTGGTTATGTGCAATAAACCAAGATCACTACTGGCAAGCaatatatcatcaacatataaaatcataaatataaactGGCTCCCACTAACCTTCAGGCATATACACTGATCAACAGTGTTTTTCTTAAATCCGAAGAAAGTAATAGTATCATTGAATTTAAGATACCATTGTCTAAAAGCTTGTTTAAGTCCATATATtgactaatttaattttcaaaccatCTGTTCTTTTCCCTTTATGGAGAAACCTTCATGTTGATCCATATAAACCTTTTCTTCTAAACTCCTATTAAGAAAAgcagttttcacatccatttggtgTAGCTCTAAATCAAAATGAGCAACTAATGCCATAATGATTCTAAGTGAGTATTTCTTGGATACAGGAAAGAAtgtctccttataatcaatacCTCCTTTCTGAGTGAAACCTTTGGCCACAAGTCTGGCTTTATGTCTTTCGATATTGCCTTTTGAGTCGCGTTTGGTCTTAAAGACTCATTTGCAACCAACTACTTTATATTCTTCAGGCAATTCGACAAGTTCCCAGACTTTGTTTTGATCCATCTATTTCAACTCATCATTCATGACATCAATCCATTTATCAGAATCACTACAACTAATGGCTTGTGAAAATGAAACCAGGTCTTTACTTGTCCCAATATCATAATCAGATTCTTGTAAATAAACCACATAATCATCAGTAATAGCAGGTCTACGTTCTCTTTGAGACCTTCTTAATGTTGATTGTTGTGGTTCTTCCATAATTGGTTCATTAGTGATAATCTCATTGGAGAGTGATTGATCATTAATTTGTTGTTCAACATTGTCAAAAGATTCTACAATTGTAGGAACAACAATTTCTTTAGAAGTTATGGGTAGTGGGACTTGCACCCTTActtcttgaatattttttttttgtaattgatCATTCCCATGGATTTCACCATTCTCAATGAATCTGGCATTACCCGTTTCAACAATTTTCGTACTATGATTAGGACAATAAAACCTATACCCTTTGGATTTCATTGGATAGCCAATAAAGTAACCACTAATGGTTTTgaaatccaatttcttttcatgtgGATTATAAATCCTAACCTCCACTGGGCAACCCTAAACGTGCAAGTGCCTCAAACTTGGTTTCCTTCCTGTCCATAGTTCAAAAGAAGTCTTTGGAACTGTTTTAGTAGAAACCctattcaataaataaacaGCGGTCTTAAGGGATTCCATCCATAATGAAATGGGTAAAGAGGAATTACTTAACATACTCTTTAACCATATCCATCACTGTACGATTACGCCTTTCAGCCACTCCATTCTATTGAGGCATACCTGGCATAGTGT includes the following:
- the LOC132254202 gene encoding secreted RxLR effector protein 161-like, translating into MERILYAFAVGSLMYAQTFTMLDISFAVGMLGRYQSNPGMDHWKAAKKVMRYLRGTKDYMLTFKRSDNLEVIGYTDSDFAGCVDSRKSTFGYVYLLARASISWKSDKQTIIVASTMEAEFVSCFKATVHGLWL